The Nitrospirota bacterium nucleotide sequence GCGCCCGCTCAAAGTATTTGAGATAGTTCGCGTAATACACGACCCCGCCGCAATCGGTATCCTCGTAGTAGATCCTGACTTCCATCTACAGAGCCAAGACTGGAAACTTCGGGAGCGACGCCTCATGCACCCCTGTGAGTCTCAACGCGACGTCATACAACTGCTGGACCCGCTCGGCCTTGACCGGCTCGAAGCCATGACCGAGGACGGCATGGCTGGCCGCGTCGAGCAGCGGCTTCATCGTTGGCCATTCACGCAAAAAGGCTTGGCCCATCTGATCGCCCAATCCGGCCAGCGTACGAAACTGTGCCTGCAACGGCAGTTTGTACTTGCCGTCGAGATCTTCCACCCAGCACGTCCGGCAGGTTTCTCGTAGCGCCTCAGGCAATTGCTCCGGCAGCACGTCCCAGGTTTTGATCTGGTGCTGCTTGAACAGTTGTCGTTGGGCAAAGGCTTCGAGCGCACGAACCAACGAGACCATCGCGATCTCCGGATCATGCGCGCCACGCAGTCGCCGACCGGCATGGGCCAGCAAATCGATAGGCTGCATGTCTTTGACCGGAGCAGGATCGAGCACGAGCCTTTCCAGAAATCCCGCATTCGCTTTGATCGGGGGAAGGACCGCGTTGAGTCCTGGCGGTCCGCCCCACAATGCCGCCATTTCGAAAGCCTTCACGGCATGCTTCAGCTTCTCCCAGGCCTGACGGTACTGGAATCGCTCCCAGAGATCGTAGCCATCTGCCAGATCTGCAAAGGCGCGATAGAGCGGCTTCTGCCCCCCGCTCACCCTAGCTTCGAGCTCGCGAAACAGCTTCGCCGATGCGGCAAACAATCCCCGATTGAACAGCTCGCAGCCCTCGCGGCGCGAGACCGAGGCCGCTTCATCCCAGGGATTGCCCTGCGTCCAGAGAAACGGCTGTCCGGCGATATCGATCCGATCCTCTTCCTGTCCCTCTCGCGCCGGCACGAGCGAGACGATCCGCGAACTGAGAGACAAGGTGGCCAGCGTGAGCGCACCCGCCATGGCCGGAGTCGCCCCGGTTACATCGACGACGAGCTCGCCTGGCTGCACATCCCACGTATGCAACATCTCAGGGAGCGCCTGGGCGAGCGCCCGATAACAGCCGACAAAGTCGTCGGTCTCCGCCAGGACCACCCAATCCCACCGTCTGGGCATATGTTCAATTTTCGGTTGGACGTCGGCTTCGACGAGGGCTTTCGCCCCTTCCGGCAACACAAAACAAAGCGAGTCCGGCTGCAGACGATTAATCGAGTAGACCGCCGCCGCCGTATGGCCGGTGAGGGAGATCACTAACGCTTTCACTGGTTGGTCATGCGCCATTGGGCGCGGACTATACCACAGGACGGCGCAAATTCCTTCCGGCTTCATGCCCTGCCTTCGCCGAAACGGCTTCGCGCAGGCAGGTCGCATCGCTCAAGGCCCCACCCTCCGCATCGGCCGTTCGACCGCCCCATCAGTCTTCGCCTCTCTGAGCCATCGATTCATGATCACGCAACGTGCGTTCTGCTTGACGGTCTCCGGAAACACGCTTAGCAGGCTGTTGACAAAGGCCGCCAGCGGCGTTCTCGCGGCGCGCAGAGGCTCAACGTACTGCGGAGAGTACGCTTCGCCTCTCCGTTTGCTGCGGCCTTGCTGGACGGCCTTTCTGAACAGCCTGCGACGACGTCTGCCAGCAGCTGCAACTGTTCTGACATGCGTATCTCTGCAGTGGCTTGGTAGTTTGTGAACAACCTGTTAGACTTTCCTGACGCGCGACATCCTCACAACTCTTTCGAATACTCAATGAGGTCTCTCGATGATCTGGTGGTATTGGATGTTCTTCGGCCTCGTCCTGCTCGGCCTCGAAATGGCCACGCCCGGGGGCTTCTATATTATCTTCTTCGGACTGGCGGCTCTGATCGTCGGCAGTCTCACCGGCCTGGGATTCGCCCAAGCGGAATGGCTCCAGTGGTTCTTGTTCTCAAGTCTCGCGATCCTATCCTTGCTGGTGTTCCGCGGACCGTTATTGGCCTGGATCAACAAACAGGACAAGGACCTGCCTGCCGTGGACTCACTCGCGGGAGAAAGCGCGATCCCCATTGAAGACTTGCTGCCAGGCGCTACCGGCAAGGCTGAGCTGCGCGGCACCTCCTGGACTGCCCACAATGCCGGGACGGTCCCTTTGACAAAGGGTCAGCGATGCACCGTCAAGCGGGTCGAGGGACTCACCATCTGGATATCGGCGGATTAAGCAGGGGAAACCCGGAACGAACACGAAGGAGTGAATGATGACCGAAGGACTCTTTATCATGCTGGTCTTAGCCTTGCTTGTGTTGATCGTCGTCGGCAAGACCGCCGTCGTTGTGCCACAGCAAAGCGCCTATGTGGTCGAGCGACTCGGCAAATACGCCGCCTCACTAGATGCAGGGTTTCATATCCTCCTCCCCTTCATCGACCGTATTCGCTATAAACATTCGCTCAAGGAAACGGCCATCGACATCCCCGAGCAGGTCTGTATTACCCGCGATAACGTGCAGGTGTCGGTGGACGGCATCTTGTACCTCAAGGTCTTAAACCCTCAGCGCGCGTCGTACGGCATCAGCGACTATAATTTTGCCCTGATCCAACTGGCGCAGACCACGTTGCGAAGCGAGATGGGCAAGATTGAACTCGACCGGACATTCGAAGAACGGACGAACATCAATATCCAGGTCGTCAACGAACTCGACAAGGCCTCAGATCCCTGGGGCGTCAAAGTCCTCCGGTACGAAATCAAGAACATCACTCCCCCGAAGGGCGTGTTGGACGCCATGGAAAAGCAGATGCGGGCGGAGCGGGAGAAGCGGGCGGTGATTCTCACGTCCGAAGGCGAACGCGACGCAGCCATCAACCAGGCCGAGGGCGAGAAGCAACAAGTGATCAAAGCCTCCGAGGCCAAGAAACAACAACAGATCAACGAGGCAGAGGGGGCGGCATCGGCCATCCTCGCCATTGCGCAGGCCACGGCTGAGGGACTGCGCAAGGTCGCAGAGACGATCCAGATCCCGGGCGGTCAGGAAGCCGTTCAGCTGCGCGTGGCAGAACAGTACATCACCAAGTTCGGCGAGTTGGCAAAGACGACCAACACGTTGATTCTGCCTGCGACGGTCTCCGATGTCGGCTCCATGATCGCCTTGGCGATGAGCGCCATCCGGCAGACCGGTCCCCTCACCACCATCAAGTCATAACTGGTCGATACGTCACGTTTGACAGGTGACGGAGGGTTGCCTAGAATCGCGTCACATGAAAGATCTTATACTCAGTGCCTTTGCCGACAGCGCCGCCGTCAAGCAACAGTTCGCGCGCGACTATGCCGATCGTATCGCACAAGTCGCCACGTTAATGGTTGCGGCCTTCCGCCAAGGACGCAAAGTCTTATTGTTCGGCAACGGTGGCAGCGCCACGGATGCGGCCCATCTCGCAGCTGAATTCGTCGGGCGCTATAAACGCGAGCGGGCTCCCCTTCCGGCCATCGCGCTGGCCACCGACATCGCCGCCATCACCTGCATCGCCAACGACTACGGCTTCGAGGAACTCTTTGCCCGGCAAGTGCGCGCCCATGGCCAACAAGGCGACATCGCCATTGCCATCAGCACCAGCGGTAATT carries:
- a CDS encoding stomatin-like protein, with product MMTEGLFIMLVLALLVLIVVGKTAVVVPQQSAYVVERLGKYAASLDAGFHILLPFIDRIRYKHSLKETAIDIPEQVCITRDNVQVSVDGILYLKVLNPQRASYGISDYNFALIQLAQTTLRSEMGKIELDRTFEERTNINIQVVNELDKASDPWGVKVLRYEIKNITPPKGVLDAMEKQMRAEREKRAVILTSEGERDAAINQAEGEKQQVIKASEAKKQQQINEAEGAASAILAIAQATAEGLRKVAETIQIPGGQEAVQLRVAEQYITKFGELAKTTNTLILPATVSDVGSMIALAMSAIRQTGPLTTIKS
- a CDS encoding TIGR02710 family CRISPR-associated CARF protein, producing the protein MKPEGICAVLWYSPRPMAHDQPVKALVISLTGHTAAAVYSINRLQPDSLCFVLPEGAKALVEADVQPKIEHMPRRWDWVVLAETDDFVGCYRALAQALPEMLHTWDVQPGELVVDVTGATPAMAGALTLATLSLSSRIVSLVPAREGQEEDRIDIAGQPFLWTQGNPWDEAASVSRREGCELFNRGLFAASAKLFRELEARVSGGQKPLYRAFADLADGYDLWERFQYRQAWEKLKHAVKAFEMAALWGGPPGLNAVLPPIKANAGFLERLVLDPAPVKDMQPIDLLAHAGRRLRGAHDPEIAMVSLVRALEAFAQRQLFKQHQIKTWDVLPEQLPEALRETCRTCWVEDLDGKYKLPLQAQFRTLAGLGDQMGQAFLREWPTMKPLLDAASHAVLGHGFEPVKAERVQQLYDVALRLTGVHEASLPKFPVLAL
- a CDS encoding SIS domain-containing protein, which codes for MKDLILSAFADSAAVKQQFARDYADRIAQVATLMVAAFRQGRKVLLFGNGGSATDAAHLAAEFVGRYKRERAPLPAIALATDIAAITCIANDYGFEELFARQVRAHGQQGDIAIAISTSGNSPNVLKGVEAARACGLTTIGWTGGTGGKLAGLVEYPFVVPSTVTARIQESHITLGHVLCELIEEQLLGKDS
- a CDS encoding NfeD family protein, with the translated sequence MIWWYWMFFGLVLLGLEMATPGGFYIIFFGLAALIVGSLTGLGFAQAEWLQWFLFSSLAILSLLVFRGPLLAWINKQDKDLPAVDSLAGESAIPIEDLLPGATGKAELRGTSWTAHNAGTVPLTKGQRCTVKRVEGLTIWISAD